A genomic window from Lotus japonicus ecotype B-129 chromosome 1, LjGifu_v1.2 includes:
- the LOC130710343 gene encoding uncharacterized protein LOC130710343, whose product MVAKDDEMFWPFATDGLYDTKSGYGFIRQQKVARTTSSSSGAQVPISFWKALWKVVWRVVRGILPVRKPLRVRGIDIEEVCPFCQVEDESIDHLMVRCMVVVRWWFVIMGGLRVNSFSTVQELLQQVFELNDPALAEKCVNFMWVIWEARNKLVFHGMQVVLDTLVARLQVVEAPHRMSPVP is encoded by the coding sequence ATGGTAGCTAAGGATGATGAAATGTTTTGGCCTTTTGCCACGGATGGGCTCTATGACACTAAATCCGGTTATGGTTTCATTAGACAGCAAAAGGTGGCCCGTACAACTTCTTCTTCTAGTGGTGCACAGGTTCCTATTAGTTTTTGGAAGGCTCTATGGAAGGTAGTGTGGCGTGTGGTTAGAGGAATCCTCCCCGTCCGGAAACCACTGAGGGTGAGAGGTATTGATATTGAGGAGGTGTGCCCTTTCTGTCAGGTGGAAGATGAATCGATTGACCATCTTATGGTGAGGTGCATGGTGGTGGTACGATGGTGGTTTGTGATCATGGGAGGCTTGCGAGTGAATTCTTTTTCTACTGTCCAGGAATTATTGCAACAGGTCTTTGAGCTCAATGATCCAGCTTTGGCAGAAAAGTGTGTGAATTTTATGTGGGTAATTTGGGAAGCACGCAACAAGCTAGTGTTTCATGGTATGCAGGTCGTTCTCGACACATTGGTGGCACGTCTACAGGTGGTAGAAGCTCCTCATCGCATGAGTCCGGTGCCATAG